One window of the Ureibacillus sp. FSL W7-1570 genome contains the following:
- the cas2 gene encoding CRISPR-associated endonuclease Cas2, which produces MFVILVYDVGEKRVGKALKICRKYLHWVQNSVFEGEISKANLVKLKKELEMLIDNDEDSVILYTFRSQKYTGREIMGKEKATTDFLI; this is translated from the coding sequence TTGTTTGTGATCCTTGTATATGACGTTGGAGAAAAAAGAGTAGGAAAAGCGTTAAAAATTTGTAGAAAATATTTACATTGGGTACAAAATTCTGTGTTTGAAGGAGAAATTTCAAAAGCCAACCTGGTAAAATTAAAAAAAGAATTAGAAATGTTAATTGATAATGATGAAGATTCCGTTATTTTATATACGTTTCGTTCGCAAAAATATACCGGAAGAGAAATCATGGGAAAAGAAAAAGCAACGACAGATTTTTTGATTTAA
- the cas1b gene encoding type I-B CRISPR-associated endonuclease Cas1b → MKKTLYILRSGKFRRKDNTLYFEDAEGNRKFIPIEDTNDIFIFSEVDLNTRLLDFLSQKGICVHFFNYYGYYSGTFYPREHLNSGHVILKQSEHYLNEDLRIDLARRFVKGSMNQMKQVLRYYANRRKESNQKFIEVIEKINVLMEKINEIETIAELMAFEGNTRELYYSCFDEIINNKDFVFEKRSKRPPLNPLNALISFGNSLCYTMVLSEIYKTYLDPRIGYLHSTNFRRFTLNLDVAEIFKPIMVDRLIFQLINKKMITQKDFEKEHTGGILLNEKGRRTFIEQLETRMRTTVNHRHLGRNVSYRRLIRLELYKIQKHILGEKPYEPYTSLW, encoded by the coding sequence ATGAAGAAAACGCTGTACATTTTACGAAGCGGCAAGTTCAGACGAAAAGACAACACATTATATTTTGAAGATGCTGAAGGCAATCGAAAATTTATACCCATTGAAGATACGAACGACATTTTTATTTTTTCAGAAGTTGATCTAAATACAAGATTACTCGATTTTTTAAGCCAAAAAGGAATTTGCGTTCACTTTTTCAATTACTATGGTTACTACAGCGGAACGTTCTATCCTCGTGAACATTTAAACTCAGGGCATGTCATATTAAAACAAAGCGAACATTACTTAAATGAAGATTTACGAATCGACTTGGCGAGAAGATTTGTGAAAGGCTCAATGAATCAAATGAAGCAAGTGTTACGTTATTATGCGAATCGTCGAAAAGAAAGCAACCAAAAGTTTATCGAAGTGATTGAAAAAATTAATGTTCTTATGGAAAAAATCAATGAAATTGAAACAATAGCTGAATTGATGGCGTTTGAAGGAAATACCAGAGAGTTATACTATTCGTGCTTTGATGAAATTATAAACAATAAAGATTTTGTATTTGAAAAACGTTCGAAACGTCCTCCCCTAAATCCATTGAATGCCCTTATCAGTTTTGGCAATTCCTTGTGTTACACAATGGTACTTAGTGAAATCTATAAAACATATCTAGATCCAAGAATCGGATACTTGCATTCCACTAATTTTCGAAGATTTACTTTGAATTTAGATGTGGCTGAAATTTTTAAACCAATCATGGTCGATCGCCTTATTTTTCAACTAATCAATAAAAAAATGATCACACAAAAAGATTTTGAAAAAGAACATACCGGCGGAATATTATTAAATGAGAAAGGAAGACGAACATTTATAGAACAGCTCGAAACAAGAATGAGAACGACAGTCAATCATAGGCATTTAGGGAGAAACGTATCATACCGTCGGTTAATCCGATTAGAATTATACAAAATCCAAAAACATATTTTAGGAGAAAAACCCTACGAGCCATATACTTCGTTGTGGTAA
- the cas4 gene encoding CRISPR-associated protein Cas4 gives MDSQFPITGTYIWYYFICKRELWLMMHNIIPDQEDENIDIGRFIHEYYSKRGKEEVDIGSGKIDRIKKVGNEVIVQEIKKTSKFRESSYFQLLFYLDQLEKMGIQAKGELLFSEEKKKESVVLTDENRKQLHEAISEIQKIAKYPVPPPPKKIKYCRSCAYREYCWAGEDE, from the coding sequence ATGGATAGTCAATTTCCAATCACCGGAACGTATATTTGGTATTACTTTATTTGCAAACGTGAGTTGTGGCTCATGATGCATAATATTATTCCCGATCAGGAAGACGAAAATATCGATATCGGCCGATTTATACACGAGTACTACAGCAAGCGCGGGAAAGAAGAAGTCGATATTGGCAGCGGCAAAATTGATCGGATAAAGAAAGTCGGAAATGAAGTAATTGTTCAGGAAATTAAGAAAACTTCAAAATTTAGAGAAAGCAGCTATTTTCAGCTTTTGTTTTATTTAGATCAACTTGAAAAAATGGGAATTCAAGCAAAAGGAGAGCTGTTGTTTTCTGAAGAAAAAAAGAAAGAATCCGTTGTTTTAACAGATGAAAACCGCAAGCAATTGCATGAAGCGATTTCCGAAATTCAAAAAATAGCAAAGTACCCTGTTCCTCCACCGCCGAAAAAAATCAAGTATTGCCGTTCATGTGCTTACCGGGAATATTGTTGGGCAGGTGAAGATGAATGA
- the cas3 gene encoding CRISPR-associated helicase Cas3', whose protein sequence is MVQLLSHPNYPLEKHVQGVLHQIEKFFDEKRLSRLYMNDLFLLSNMIGLFHDIGKATGYFQQYIRKENNDLGMLKNHSLISALLLYQFLQYESELKFDDERLRLLAFLIVKKHHGQLNNWLDEFKQFHENEKELLQKQVHAIDFEKLNQSFQSFSLYKPLSKETCLQWVEDLFNESFKIRRKIMKYNREKVPIELYIQYIFLFSILIDADKSEVGILQKGLFPERRKLNYDIVINYKRKQNWDNRNLNELREKAFQEVDSLNIDLNHHFYSLQLPTGFGKTLTSFQFALNLRKKIEQEKGVTSRIVYSLPFLSVIDQTEKVIREIFNINEIEMDQSLLLTHHHLSDLSYTIQKNEEGYHQYDYNAAQLLVEGWNAEIILTTFIQLFHSIFSNKNASLRKFHRFAHSIFIIDEVQAIPHKYWLVVRETLKVLARELDCYFLFSSATIPAIFKEDEMRPLVDAPKYYQGLSRVMLHSHIKEKMTIEQFVNTLNINESKTYLFILNTIDAAKEVYKKLKEIVPDKKITFLSTHIPPIERLKRIGEIKKQKYQIVVSTQLVEAGVDIDFDIVYRDLAPLDSIQQAAGRCNRHGMRKGEIHVAHLTDGYKSFANYIYDGIRLNITQELLKNDAIPEERFFQFIEQYFEQLQAKTANKESLALLNGIQTLYFDGEKDADRIPVSHFQLIEEQYDRMEVFLELDEKAKSLFEHYEKILKIEDQWERKKAFRDIKADFYQYIISIPRKVDNKPPIVNGIGYLTKTQLEDYYDLTLGYKTEQTSLIW, encoded by the coding sequence GTGGTCCAACTATTATCTCACCCGAACTATCCATTAGAAAAACATGTACAGGGGGTTTTACATCAAATTGAAAAGTTTTTTGATGAAAAACGTCTTTCACGTCTATATATGAATGACTTATTTCTACTTTCCAATATGATTGGATTATTTCACGACATTGGAAAAGCAACTGGATATTTTCAACAATACATTAGGAAAGAAAATAATGATTTAGGTATGCTCAAAAATCATAGTTTGATTTCAGCGTTATTATTATACCAATTTTTACAATATGAATCTGAATTGAAATTTGATGACGAACGATTGCGTTTACTTGCATTTTTAATTGTAAAGAAACATCATGGCCAATTGAATAATTGGCTGGATGAGTTTAAGCAGTTTCATGAAAACGAAAAAGAACTGTTACAAAAGCAAGTTCATGCAATCGATTTTGAAAAGCTAAATCAGTCGTTTCAATCTTTTTCATTATACAAGCCTTTATCGAAAGAAACCTGTTTACAATGGGTTGAAGATTTATTTAATGAATCTTTTAAAATCCGAAGAAAAATTATGAAATATAATCGCGAGAAAGTTCCAATTGAATTGTATATTCAATATATCTTTTTATTTTCCATCCTTATCGATGCGGACAAATCTGAAGTCGGCATTCTCCAAAAAGGGTTATTTCCAGAAAGAAGAAAGCTTAATTACGACATTGTTATAAATTACAAAAGAAAACAGAATTGGGATAATCGCAATCTAAATGAACTTAGGGAAAAAGCATTTCAAGAAGTCGATTCCCTGAACATTGACTTAAATCATCATTTTTATTCGCTGCAATTGCCGACAGGTTTTGGAAAAACGTTGACATCATTTCAATTTGCTTTAAATTTGCGAAAAAAAATCGAACAAGAAAAAGGAGTTACATCACGTATTGTTTACAGCCTTCCATTTTTAAGCGTCATTGATCAGACGGAAAAAGTGATTCGAGAAATATTTAATATTAACGAAATCGAAATGGACCAATCGTTGTTACTTACGCATCATCATTTGTCAGATTTAAGCTACACGATTCAAAAAAATGAAGAAGGCTATCATCAATATGACTACAATGCTGCACAACTGTTAGTTGAAGGATGGAATGCAGAAATCATATTGACAACTTTTATTCAGTTATTTCATTCGATTTTTTCTAATAAAAATGCATCGCTTAGAAAGTTTCATCGATTTGCCCACTCGATTTTCATTATCGATGAAGTGCAAGCGATTCCGCACAAATACTGGCTCGTTGTTCGTGAAACATTAAAAGTTTTAGCTAGAGAATTAGATTGCTATTTCCTGTTTAGTTCAGCAACCATTCCTGCCATTTTTAAAGAAGATGAAATGCGGCCGTTAGTGGATGCCCCAAAGTATTATCAAGGTCTGTCAAGAGTGATGTTGCATTCTCACATAAAAGAAAAAATGACGATTGAACAATTTGTAAATACCTTAAACATCAACGAATCTAAGACATATTTGTTTATATTAAATACGATTGATGCAGCTAAAGAAGTATACAAAAAATTAAAAGAGATTGTACCTGATAAAAAGATAACGTTTTTGTCTACTCACATTCCTCCTATTGAACGATTGAAAAGAATTGGTGAAATTAAAAAACAAAAATATCAGATAGTAGTAAGTACACAGTTAGTTGAAGCAGGTGTTGACATCGATTTTGACATTGTATATAGAGATTTAGCGCCGCTTGATTCTATTCAACAGGCTGCTGGGAGATGTAATCGTCATGGAATGAGAAAAGGAGAAATACATGTTGCACATTTAACCGATGGTTATAAGAGTTTTGCAAATTACATCTATGATGGAATTCGATTGAATATTACACAAGAATTATTAAAGAATGATGCAATACCAGAAGAACGGTTTTTTCAGTTCATAGAGCAATATTTTGAACAATTGCAAGCAAAAACGGCTAATAAAGAGTCATTGGCACTATTGAATGGGATTCAAACATTATATTTCGACGGTGAAAAAGATGCAGATCGAATTCCTGTTTCTCATTTTCAGTTAATTGAGGAGCAGTATGACAGAATGGAAGTATTTTTAGAGCTTGATGAAAAAGCGAAATCTTTATTTGAACATTATGAAAAAATATTAAAAATTGAAGATCAATGGGAGCGGAAGAAAGCTTTTAGGGATATTAAAGCTGACTTTTATCAATACATTATTTCCATTCCAAGAAAGGTAGACAATAAACCGCCAATTGTTAATGGAATCGGCTACCTGACTAAGACTCAATTAGAAGATTATTATGATTTAACTCTCGGTTATAAAACAGAACAAACATCATTAATTTGGTAA
- the cas5b gene encoding type I-B CRISPR-associated protein Cas5b encodes MKVLVFDLWGDFGHFRKYFSTSSPLTYSIIPPTAMYGILGAILGFEKENNFYLEKLNHQTVRYGIKILKPVKKTRIGLNHINTKGNIWIPKQRREGPRTQIRTEFLKDPGYRCYIHISDENLFERLIEYVSQHKSVYTVSLGLSECLAQFQYVTIEEVHKTESNDYTEMATVLKHSMIQENGLLIEDGKTYMKETVATEMDVNRVVSNYEEIIFESTGKPIKVLVDHSYVTSQSEHICFIN; translated from the coding sequence ATGAAAGTGCTAGTTTTTGATCTATGGGGTGATTTTGGACATTTTCGTAAATATTTTTCAACTTCTTCTCCGCTAACATATTCAATCATTCCCCCTACCGCAATGTACGGCATTTTAGGAGCGATTTTAGGGTTTGAGAAAGAAAATAATTTTTATTTAGAGAAATTGAATCATCAAACGGTTAGATATGGGATTAAAATATTGAAACCTGTGAAAAAAACGAGGATAGGGTTAAATCATATTAATACAAAAGGGAACATATGGATTCCCAAGCAAAGACGAGAAGGTCCAAGAACACAGATACGAACAGAGTTTTTAAAAGATCCTGGCTATCGGTGTTATATCCATATATCCGATGAAAATCTGTTTGAAAGATTAATCGAATACGTATCTCAACATAAATCGGTTTACACTGTGTCGCTTGGACTGAGTGAATGTTTGGCGCAGTTTCAATATGTAACGATAGAAGAAGTTCATAAAACCGAGTCAAACGATTATACAGAAATGGCAACTGTTTTGAAGCATTCCATGATTCAAGAAAACGGTCTTTTAATTGAAGACGGAAAAACATACATGAAAGAAACTGTTGCAACTGAAATGGATGTTAACCGTGTTGTTTCAAATTACGAAGAAATTATTTTTGAATCAACTGGAAAACCGATAAAAGTGCTAGTGGATCATAGCTACGTAACGAGCCAATCGGAACATATTTGTTTTATCAATTAG
- the cas7b gene encoding type I-B CRISPR-associated protein Cas7/Csh2: MLTNRSEILFLYDAQWINPNGDPVDENKPRIDEETGRNIVTDVRLKRTIRDFLHQYKGLEIFIREIVDEKDYIQDAKQRAEDFLIKDGEKLEKEKLSLAEMKEIINVQVLSSCIDIRLFGVTLPVEKSSKEKSSITHTGPVQFKMGQSLHRVKMEYIKGTGAFASGSESTQKTFREEYVLPYSLIAFYGIVNEEAAKTTRLTEEDIDTLLEAMWNGTKSLISRSKVGQVPRLLINVVYKEKHFHIGELDKYLSLKTDKNDEELRDVSEFIIDVDRFIDVLNKNKNKIERIDVKVDERIQLSTDIKNSLQQAGFSIRELDF, encoded by the coding sequence ATGCTAACGAATCGTTCAGAAATATTGTTTTTGTATGATGCTCAATGGATTAATCCAAATGGGGATCCGGTTGATGAAAATAAACCGAGAATCGATGAAGAAACGGGGCGAAACATCGTTACAGATGTGAGATTAAAACGCACGATCCGCGATTTTTTACATCAATATAAAGGGTTGGAAATTTTTATTCGTGAAATAGTAGATGAGAAAGATTATATTCAGGATGCAAAACAACGTGCTGAAGATTTTTTGATAAAAGATGGAGAAAAACTTGAAAAAGAGAAATTGTCATTAGCAGAAATGAAAGAAATTATTAATGTTCAGGTTCTTTCTTCTTGTATAGATATTCGCTTATTTGGTGTAACTTTGCCAGTGGAAAAATCATCAAAAGAGAAAAGTTCGATTACTCATACAGGTCCAGTTCAATTCAAAATGGGACAATCGCTTCATCGCGTAAAAATGGAGTATATAAAAGGAACAGGTGCGTTCGCTTCTGGAAGTGAATCGACACAAAAAACATTTCGCGAAGAATACGTGCTTCCGTATTCATTGATTGCTTTTTACGGAATTGTCAATGAGGAAGCAGCAAAAACGACTAGATTAACCGAAGAAGATATTGACACGTTATTGGAAGCAATGTGGAATGGAACAAAAAGCTTGATTTCACGCTCGAAAGTTGGACAAGTTCCTAGACTGTTAATAAACGTTGTTTATAAAGAAAAACATTTCCATATTGGAGAACTGGATAAGTACCTGTCGTTAAAAACGGATAAAAATGATGAAGAACTTCGTGATGTCAGCGAATTTATCATTGATGTTGATAGATTCATAGATGTTTTAAACAAAAATAAAAATAAAATTGAAAGAATCGATGTAAAAGTCGATGAACGGATTCAGTTGTCTACGGATATCAAAAACAGTTTGCAGCAGGCAGGGTTCTCAATTAGGGAATTGGATTTTTAA
- a CDS encoding TIGR02556 family CRISPR-associated protein, with amino-acid sequence MIESVAALGRYVLEKSNKSVLEQMIENPNYDYCMFILLSETENGIEFTGVDYEEVSTDYSKYLFRSGSSRGANFSPTAKITTLSNTYDQKILGWFRGVLKEKRINNKEKLEQIYDRLVQDQASILAAVSEKIESLDKCLISVKLNHLYPVENELFTETFLYLINKKDLELSANNQICSICKEQKDTVIGKMSAFKFYTLDKPGFITGGFQEETAWRNYPVCLECKSFVEAGKEYIENHLKYQFYGLPYLLIPSFLINKENTGEDFEVILEIFENQQKMIQLSKESGNSIMTDEGDLLYILSEQKNTISLKFLFMQKIQSAERILLVIDDVLPSRLQKLFKSKEEVEKVILFKKETNEPRHFHFGFFRTFFAKSDEGKKNFDLNKYFLTIVESSFKAKQLELNFLLKYIMKEIRKDFLKENEQNFYWKIKQAMACLSFLEKINVLQFEGGQMIMSKFNNIFEVFGKQLNTNEKRAIFLLGSMTQILLEVQQKKRNSKPFLKQLMGLKMDEQSIKGLLPKVINKFIEYDAYTKPRQELAEEISSLFLQANEKWKLSIDEINFYFVCGMSLASKVKEVLYEKEEVIQ; translated from the coding sequence ATGATTGAATCAGTAGCTGCATTAGGACGGTATGTGTTAGAAAAATCGAATAAAAGTGTGTTAGAACAAATGATTGAAAATCCTAACTATGATTATTGTATGTTTATTTTACTTTCTGAAACTGAGAATGGTATTGAATTTACAGGGGTCGATTATGAAGAAGTCTCAACTGATTATTCGAAATACTTGTTTCGTTCAGGTTCTTCCAGAGGAGCAAACTTTTCGCCGACTGCCAAAATAACTACTTTATCAAATACCTATGATCAAAAAATATTAGGTTGGTTTCGAGGAGTTTTAAAAGAAAAAAGAATTAATAACAAAGAAAAATTGGAACAAATATATGACAGGTTAGTACAAGATCAAGCATCAATTTTAGCAGCTGTATCTGAAAAAATCGAATCTTTGGATAAGTGTTTGATATCTGTAAAATTGAATCATTTATATCCGGTAGAGAATGAACTTTTTACGGAAACTTTTTTATATCTCATAAACAAAAAGGATTTGGAATTATCTGCGAATAATCAAATTTGTTCCATTTGTAAAGAGCAAAAAGATACAGTCATTGGAAAAATGTCAGCCTTTAAATTTTACACATTGGATAAGCCAGGTTTTATAACGGGGGGCTTTCAAGAAGAAACAGCATGGAGAAATTATCCGGTTTGTTTGGAGTGTAAAAGTTTCGTAGAAGCGGGTAAGGAATATATTGAAAATCACTTAAAGTATCAATTTTATGGACTTCCGTATTTATTAATACCATCGTTTCTAATTAACAAAGAAAATACAGGAGAAGATTTTGAAGTAATACTCGAAATTTTTGAAAATCAACAAAAAATGATCCAGCTTTCAAAAGAAAGCGGCAATTCAATAATGACTGATGAAGGAGATTTACTGTACATTCTATCTGAACAAAAAAATACGATTTCATTGAAATTTTTGTTTATGCAAAAAATTCAAAGCGCTGAACGCATATTGCTTGTTATTGATGATGTATTGCCGTCACGTCTTCAAAAATTGTTTAAATCAAAAGAAGAAGTTGAAAAAGTCATTTTATTCAAAAAAGAAACAAATGAACCTAGACATTTTCACTTCGGTTTCTTCCGTACGTTTTTTGCAAAATCCGATGAAGGTAAGAAAAATTTTGATTTAAATAAGTATTTTTTAACAATTGTCGAATCATCTTTTAAGGCCAAACAATTGGAACTCAATTTTTTATTGAAATACATAATGAAAGAAATCCGCAAAGATTTTTTAAAAGAAAATGAGCAAAATTTCTATTGGAAAATCAAACAAGCGATGGCTTGCCTGTCATTTTTGGAAAAAATCAATGTGCTTCAATTCGAAGGAGGCCAGATGATTATGAGTAAGTTTAACAACATTTTTGAAGTTTTTGGTAAACAACTAAATACAAATGAAAAAAGAGCCATCTTTTTATTAGGTTCGATGACGCAAATTTTATTGGAAGTTCAACAGAAAAAACGCAATTCAAAACCGTTTCTTAAACAGTTAATGGGATTAAAAATGGATGAACAGTCAATAAAAGGTTTGCTCCCGAAAGTTATTAACAAATTCATTGAATATGATGCCTACACGAAACCAAGACAAGAATTGGCGGAAGAAATATCTTCTCTATTTTTGCAAGCTAATGAAAAGTGGAAACTATCAATCGATGAAATCAATTTCTACTTTGTTTGTGGAATGAGTTTAGCTTCAAAAGTTAAAGAAGTTTTATATGAAAAAGAGGAGGTTATTCAATAA